GATTGCTAGCCTGTTGAGCTTGCCGCCTCGCGTGTCAGCCTGGTTGGCAAAGCTTAGTTGGCGAAATAAACCGACGCCGGACCGTTCGCCGGAACCGGACGGCCCGACTGCGACGCGCCATTCATCCCACCGCCGTAACTGCTTTCCGCGGCTTGTGCGGTGCCGTTTTGCTGGGCGACACGGGCTTGCGCAGCGTGGAGATCAGCTGGGTAGTACGGGTCGGAGCGGCCCGGCTCGTAACCGGCCTTTTCGAGTTGAATCAGTTCCGCGCGCACCTGGGCGCGGGTCACCGGCTGGTTGGATTGTGCAAACGAGGCAACAGGAGCGGCCAGCGCAGCGGCGATAACAACGGCTTGAATGAGCGATTTCATGATGAACTACCTCCAGTTCAGTCTTTATCTTGCTACGAGCAGTCTTGTTCGCAGTCAGTGATTGCATTGTAGTTTTGCGATCTGGCCGGAGTAATCATCAATTCAGGTATTGTTTGTTGCGAAATTTGAAATAAAAAAGGCGTGCTTTGGTTGATGGGCCCTTGCGCGCACGGTTTGCTACAAGCGCGATGCCGCAACCGGGGAAGCGTCTTGCGGCGTCTTCGCCTGGGCCTTCGTGGACTGTGCGAGTCGCGTGAAGGCCTGCCCGGTGCGCGCTTCACGATCATCGCGCACCTGATAGAAGTCTTTGCTGAGCCACTGCCCAAAACGCATCATCGCGGAGCCGAGTGCGCTCTTTAACCGAACCCATCGGGTCTCGGTCAGCGCGAGGTGCGCGGCTGACAGCACCAGATCCGCGGCTAATTTATCCAGTTCTGTGTGCAAGTAATCCGCGAAATGATGGAGTCCGTGCTGATTGCCGTTCGACGACTTCCTTTCCAGCTCCACGTGTTCCGCAATCAGCGATTGATTGGTCACGCGGATAAAAGGCGCCGTATCGGTCCGGGCAATTCCCGCTGAGCGGATCGCCAGTCCGATGCTTGCCGCGGCCTGGGTGCGATTGCCGAGCGGTGCAAGCGTCCACTTGTCACACAGGTATTTCAGGAGGCTGCAATGATCGAATTGCGCATGGCACACGCCTCGATCGCACCATGGAGAAACGAGAATGGCGGGGACCCGCACGCCGAGTTGGGTGAAGTCAAAGCTGTCCGTGTTGTCGTCGGGCGCCACTGCGTTCGACGGCGGAGGCACATGGTCGAAGAATCCACCATGCTCGTCGTACAGGATGACTAACAGTGTGCTCTCCCACAATGCCGGATTGGAACGCAGCGCATTGTAGGTATCGGCGATCAGCTTCTCGGCCTTCATGGTGTTGTGCGGCGGATGATCGTCGTTCTGTGCTTCGCCGAAGTATTTCGGCTCGATGAGAACGAACGCCGGAAACTCGTTCGCGGGACCGGCTGCATCCTCGAAGAACGTGTCGAACAGCCGGTAATGGGCGAGGTTTTCCGCTCGACGCTGGTTTTTCAGCAGCAGCGACGCGGGGAAGTCGTAGAAGTAGACCTTCCACGTTTTCTCCGCGTCGTTCAAGCGATCGAAAATCGTGTCCTGATCCTGCTCGGTGTACCAGCGCGGATTGAGCGCATCGAGTCCCGCGGGCATTCCCACCTCGCCCATCGACGTACCCGTCAGCGCGAAATAACGGTTCGGCCAGGTTGGGCCGGGTAGCGATGAAAACCACTTGTCGCAGACGGTGAATTGCTCGCCCAGCGTGTGTAACGCCGGGAGAAAACCGCGCGGGTAATAGCCCATGATGTCCTGGCGCGCGGCGAGGGTGCTCTTCGGGTAGTCGTTCGCAAACGATCGAACGAAGCCGCCGTTTTCTCCCGCGATCTGGGCCAGCACGGCCTCGTGTCCGTGATCCGGATCGTGCCGCATCTGCCGCTCCTGGGTCGCCTTGGGGAAGAACGTATTGCCCTTGCCGTCATCGTTGGACTTCGACGCGGCGTTGCGTATTCCATCCAGACCGGTGTGCACTTCGTCCAGACAGCCGAGCATCTGATCGAAGGAGTGATTTTCCATCAACAGCAGAACGACATGCTCGATCCGGTCCTTCGGCGCGGTTGCCGCAGTTGTCGCATTCGCCGTGTTTGCCTCGCTTGCCGCCGCTTCGCCGTTGTGGACGTCACTCATATTCATCGCTCCTGCAGGGGATTGGATGGATTTTTTGTGCGTACTATCGTGATCAGCTCGATCAGGTGATGCCAGCGTTGCAAACGTAGCGCAAAACGCGCCGCTTCGAAAGTATGTTGTATTCGGTCCGTTATGCTGAATGAATGCGAGGCGGAACAAAAAGGAATAAAAAAAGGGCGCCGCGGCGCCCTTTCTCCAGATACGACCTGACAGTCGACTCAAACCGCCGTCGGCCGCCACTTCAACAGCCGTTGTTCGGCCGCGGTCAGCAGATAGTCCGCAGCCAGTGCGACCACGGCCAACACGATCATCGCCGCGAACACGCCGCTTGCGTTAAACGCACCTTGCGCGGTGGAGATCAGCAGACCGATACCTTGCTTCGAGCCGAGGAACTCGCCCACCACCGCACCGACCAGCGCAAAGCCGAAGCTCACGTGCAAGCTGGCAAGAATCCAGCTCAACGCCGACGGAATCACCACCGAGGTCGTCACCTGACGGCGCGACGCACCCAGAATCTGCGCATTCGCGATCATGTAGCGATCCGCCTCACGCACGCCCTGGAACGCGTTGGCGAACACCACGAAGAACACCATCACGACCGCCAGCGCCACCTTCGAAGCCATGCCGAGACCGAGCGCAATCACGAACACCGAGCCGAGCACCACGCGTGGAATCGAATTGGCGATCTTGATGTAGAGGCTGAACACGTCGGAGAGCAGCTTGTTGCGGCCGAGCACGATGCCGCAGAACACGCCGGCCACCGAACCGATAATGAAGCCGAGCCCGGTCTCTTCCAGCGTGACCCACACCTGCGTCAGGAGCGGTCCTTGCGACGTACCGTTCACGAACCAGTCGACGATCTGTTCGAAGATCGCACTCGGCATCGAGAAGAAGAACGGATCGATCCACTTCAGGCGGGCGGACAATTCCCATCCGCCGAGCACGACCACCAGCACGACAATGCGCAGCGTGATCACCAGCGCATGGCGTTGGCGGATGCGTTTTTGCGCGACGCGTTCGACTTGCGCGAGCGACGCGGGATCGATGCCCGAAGGCAGCGTTTGTTGAGGGGTAGTAGACATGTTTGCCGTTCCTTGGGTTATCCGATCTGCACTTCTTCGCGCAGGTCGTGCCAGATGTCGCGCGAGATTTCGATAAAGCGTGGGTCGTAGCGAACCTCCGACGTGACGCGCGGACGCGGCAGATCGATTTCGTACACTTTCTTGAGCGTGGCCGGACGCGCGGTCAGCACGAACACGCGATCCGCCAGCGCAATCGCTTCTTCCAGATCGTGCGTGACGAACACCACCGAACCGGCGCCGCCCCACAGTTGCAGCAGCTCGTCCTGCATCAGCGTGCGGGTCTGCATGTCGAGCGCCGAGAAGGGCTCGTCCATCAGCAGGATTTCCGGCTTGTTGATGAAGGTTTGCGCCAGCGCCACGCGCTTTCTCATGCCGCCGGACAGTTGATGCGGATAGTGCTTGCCGAACTTGTCGAGGCCCACGCGGCGCAGCCATTCGTTGGCCTCGTCGTACGCGGCGGATTTCGAGCGGCCGCGATACAGCGGACCGGCCGCCACGTTGTCGATCACCGAGCGCCACGGAAACACGGCGTCGGCCTGAAACACGAAGCCGATGCGCGGATCGATGCCGTCCACCGGCGCGCCCATCACGCGCACTTCGCCGGTGGTCGGCTTCAGCAAGCCGGTGATCATGCTGAGTGTGGTCGACTTGCCGCAACCGGTCGGGCCGACAACCGCGACGAACTCGCCGCGCGCCACCGACATGCTGAAGTCGCGCAATGCGATCGTCGCCTTGCCATCCGGAGAGATGAAACGGCACGATACGTTGCGCATCTCGATGGCGGGCGTATCGCGTGACAGAGGTTGATTCATCGGCTGGTGCCTCGCAGTTCTCTTGATGTTTAATGGGGCTGTGCTTCGAGGGCGTTACTTCGAGGGCGTTACTTCGCCGCGGTCTTGACCGTTGCCGACACGTAGTCGTTGCTGTAGGTCTTGGCGAGGTCGATATGCTTACCCTTCACCGAAGGATTGAACGCCGACAGTACCTTCAGCACGGTGTCCGGGCCGTCGGCGGGCATCTTGCCGTCCTTCGTGAACATCGGCAGCGACGCCTTCAGCGCGCCGACGTACAGGTCCTTGTTATTGCCGTAGTAGTCCTTCGGCATCTTCGCCGCGATATCTTCCGCGCTATGCGTCGCGATGAAGTTCAGCGTCTTCGCGAACGCGTGCGCGAGTTTCGCGGCGTCGTCCTTGTGCGACTCGGCCCACGCGCGCTGCACGTAGAAGCTCGAAGCCGGATACGTGCCGCCGAGTGCGGCGCGCGTGCCTTCCAGCGTGCGCATATCGACCAGCACCTTGGCGTCACCGGTCTTCAGCAGTTGCGAGACGGTCGGCTCGGTGGTCATGCCCGCGTCGATGCGGTTCTGCTTGATGGCGGCGATAAAGCTGTTGTCCGCGCCGACCGGCAGCAGCGTGTATTGCGTGGACGGCACGCCCGCGCGTTGCGCGAGGTATTGCGTGAGGAAGCTGGTCGACGAGCCGAGGCCGGTCACGCCGAGCGTCTTGCCCTTTACGTCGGCCATGCTCTTGAGTGTTTCCGAGGCCTTGGTGGAGACCATTTCCACTTCACCCGGCACCTGGCCGAAAATCACCAGCGCCTGGACTTCCTTGCCCTTGCTTTGCAGGTCGATAGTGTGATCGTAGAAGCCCACCACGCCTTGCACCGCGCCCGCCAGCAGTTCGTTTTCCGCGTCCACGCCGGCCGGTTGCGAGAGGATTTCGACGTCGAGGCCTTCGTCCTTGAAGTAGCCGAGCTGCTCCGTGAGCTTGGCCGGCAGATAGATGATCTTGGTGGCGCCGCCGACCATGATCGTGAGCTTCTCCGCATGAGCTGCGGCCGAAGCGGCGGCGAGGGTGAACGCAACACCTGACACAGCGGCAATCTGGCGCAAGGTACGCATGGTGCAGTCTCCTTAGGTTTGGCCGCGGCGATGTGCGGATGCGGCGCTTTCTGGATGAATGACGGCGATTATAGAAATTGGAAACCTTCTGGCAGCTTTCGGTGCTGTGGGCAAATCATGGGTGTTAACCCGAGAATCCACCGCAATCGCGTGGCCGCCCCCTGGCAAACCCCATAACGTGGGCCACAAATCACGCAAGCCGCGCGCAAAACCCCTGTTTTACGGCACAATCGGCGTCCTGACTTTTGCCGCGCATTGCGTTAGCCAATTCGCCGTTCCCGCTATGAAGCTGCTGCTCATCGAAGACAACCCCACGCTGGCGCACTGGCTCGCGAAGATGCTGGAGCAGGAGGCGTTCGCGCTCGACGCGGTACAGGACGGCGACGCCGCCGACCGCTTGCTGCGCACCAATCACTACGACGTGATCCTGCTCGACCTGAATCTGCCGAAGCTGTCGGGCAAGAATGTGCTGCGCCGTTTGCGCCAGCGCGGTGACGCCACGCCGGTGCTGATTCTGACGGCGAGCGGCTCGATCGACGAAAAAGTGGAGCTGCTCGGCGCCGGCGCGGACGACTACCTGGTCAAGCCCTTCGAAGTGCGCGAGCTGGTCGCGCGAATCAAGGTGGCGATCCGCCGCCAGTCGCCGTCGAAGGCGAGCGAGGTCGTGTGCGGCGATCTCGCGTTCGACATCGATACGCGCCAGTTCACGCTGAAGGGCGCGCCGCTGAACGTCACGCCGCGCGAGCGCTCGGTGCTCGAAACGCTGATCCTGCGCTTGGGCAAGACGGTAACCAAGCCCGCGCTAGTCGACGCGATCTTCACGCTCGCGGACGAGCCGAGCGAGGACGCGGTCGAAATCTACATTTCGCGGCTGCGCAAGAAGCTCGACGGCAGTTCGGCCGCGATCGTCACGTTGCGCGGGCTGGGCTATCTGCTGCGCAAGAAAGAAGATGACCAATAGCCTGCGCATGCGCCTGCTG
This genomic stretch from Paraburkholderia caffeinilytica harbors:
- a CDS encoding DUF4148 domain-containing protein; the encoded protein is MKSLIQAVVIAAALAAPVASFAQSNQPVTRAQVRAELIQLEKAGYEPGRSDPYYPADLHAAQARVAQQNGTAQAAESSYGGGMNGASQSGRPVPANGPASVYFAN
- a CDS encoding alkaline phosphatase family protein, which encodes MSDVHNGEAAASEANTANATTAATAPKDRIEHVVLLLMENHSFDQMLGCLDEVHTGLDGIRNAASKSNDDGKGNTFFPKATQERQMRHDPDHGHEAVLAQIAGENGGFVRSFANDYPKSTLAARQDIMGYYPRGFLPALHTLGEQFTVCDKWFSSLPGPTWPNRYFALTGTSMGEVGMPAGLDALNPRWYTEQDQDTIFDRLNDAEKTWKVYFYDFPASLLLKNQRRAENLAHYRLFDTFFEDAAGPANEFPAFVLIEPKYFGEAQNDDHPPHNTMKAEKLIADTYNALRSNPALWESTLLVILYDEHGGFFDHVPPPSNAVAPDDNTDSFDFTQLGVRVPAILVSPWCDRGVCHAQFDHCSLLKYLCDKWTLAPLGNRTQAAASIGLAIRSAGIARTDTAPFIRVTNQSLIAEHVELERKSSNGNQHGLHHFADYLHTELDKLAADLVLSAAHLALTETRWVRLKSALGSAMMRFGQWLSKDFYQVRDDREARTGQAFTRLAQSTKAQAKTPQDASPVAASRL
- a CDS encoding ABC transporter permease, whose translation is MSTTPQQTLPSGIDPASLAQVERVAQKRIRQRHALVITLRIVVLVVVLGGWELSARLKWIDPFFFSMPSAIFEQIVDWFVNGTSQGPLLTQVWVTLEETGLGFIIGSVAGVFCGIVLGRNKLLSDVFSLYIKIANSIPRVVLGSVFVIALGLGMASKVALAVVMVFFVVFANAFQGVREADRYMIANAQILGASRRQVTTSVVIPSALSWILASLHVSFGFALVGAVVGEFLGSKQGIGLLISTAQGAFNASGVFAAMIVLAVVALAADYLLTAAEQRLLKWRPTAV
- a CDS encoding ABC transporter ATP-binding protein yields the protein MNQPLSRDTPAIEMRNVSCRFISPDGKATIALRDFSMSVARGEFVAVVGPTGCGKSTTLSMITGLLKPTTGEVRVMGAPVDGIDPRIGFVFQADAVFPWRSVIDNVAAGPLYRGRSKSAAYDEANEWLRRVGLDKFGKHYPHQLSGGMRKRVALAQTFINKPEILLMDEPFSALDMQTRTLMQDELLQLWGGAGSVVFVTHDLEEAIALADRVFVLTARPATLKKVYEIDLPRPRVTSEVRYDPRFIEISRDIWHDLREEVQIG
- a CDS encoding ABC transporter substrate-binding protein → MRTLRQIAAVSGVAFTLAAASAAAHAEKLTIMVGGATKIIYLPAKLTEQLGYFKDEGLDVEILSQPAGVDAENELLAGAVQGVVGFYDHTIDLQSKGKEVQALVIFGQVPGEVEMVSTKASETLKSMADVKGKTLGVTGLGSSTSFLTQYLAQRAGVPSTQYTLLPVGADNSFIAAIKQNRIDAGMTTEPTVSQLLKTGDAKVLVDMRTLEGTRAALGGTYPASSFYVQRAWAESHKDDAAKLAHAFAKTLNFIATHSAEDIAAKMPKDYYGNNKDLYVGALKASLPMFTKDGKMPADGPDTVLKVLSAFNPSVKGKHIDLAKTYSNDYVSATVKTAAK
- a CDS encoding response regulator, whose product is MKLLLIEDNPTLAHWLAKMLEQEAFALDAVQDGDAADRLLRTNHYDVILLDLNLPKLSGKNVLRRLRQRGDATPVLILTASGSIDEKVELLGAGADDYLVKPFEVRELVARIKVAIRRQSPSKASEVVCGDLAFDIDTRQFTLKGAPLNVTPRERSVLETLILRLGKTVTKPALVDAIFTLADEPSEDAVEIYISRLRKKLDGSSAAIVTLRGLGYLLRKKEDDQ